The following coding sequences lie in one Stigmatopora nigra isolate UIUO_SnigA chromosome 4, RoL_Snig_1.1, whole genome shotgun sequence genomic window:
- the LOC144195358 gene encoding nipped-B-like protein A isoform X3, translated as MNGDMPHVPITTLAGIASLTDLLNQLPLPSPLPATTTKSLLYNGRIAEEVNCLLGCRDENLASQLAHGLNQVSTEHIELKDNLGSDEPEGDAPLLLQTMLARNPGIFREKNVMQQPMVQQYKITQNSMHSPAPSANFQPAAISPNPSSRFVAPQTGSSSRYMGQQNSPVPSPYTPQSPAPGYLQQYPHQQPPSYNQHQQIQQVSVASPMVPGSIRNIHEGKVSGQMANTANHHPDRYGTDDYLNIVHRSGSEDGDAALRNSSFPLRSPQSSCSPAASEGATKRSRPPLILQSPPPYVLSPREGGPDHKQQLQQRKKIPTVKEEKDMYDIVSSPNKDSTKLTLKLSRVKSNESDPPGDGVPGLDHNSDNMEAEMNFQQVPVLQQNLIARHNQGSQQAGGAVGFQGPSSPYDEVELDALAEIERIEREAASEKCSKEVQDKDKPLKKRKQDSFPLEPGAGGPGGPTGAPGSGPTGGGNAGKLTPQEATAAGNGASRPPLMVSIDLQQAGKVDGQLDPCLAAPVPALEAQRWPEEPSSGLAAVEGSDTASRLKPDGRPDVIKNRVDKHDGRRDCRELSKHRHDDKSSDRRAEKPKSSGRGEQGRDRESDKDRRHRCETVDVRMRCDRDRSVFRASSVGEPGRSSHRQDSLKPAAVPSGPKLPQSFPAHLLGGQSGALKNFQIPKIKRDGGVPMESHIWGQPKVKLERLGLVQDFEKRPKPVVLVKKLSVDQIQRIIRHSKTGKNRFSPGKYGKTGMDPAILKELPPELLAEIESTMPLCERVKMNKRKRSTINEKPKYAEVSSDDDANEESVRKRQRREKDRAWDFEERERRASGEHRRSGSKEGRRGSGSRYRDSSEDDSPPPSMSDVARKLKMKEKQKKRKAYEPKLTQEELMDSSTFKRFLTSIDNILDNLEDVDFTTMAADDDEIPQELLLGKHQLNELGSESAKIKAMGITGRIPSDKLVKLLNILEKNIMDASKLSTMINHDHDAEDEERLWRDLIMERVTKSADACLTALNIMTSAHMPKAVYIEDVIERVLQYTKFHLQNTLYPQYDPVYKVDPHGGGLLSSKAKRAKCSTHKQRVIIMLYNKVCDVVSNISELLEIQLLTDTTILQVSSMGITPFFVENVSELQLCAIKLVTAVFSRYEKHRQLILEEIFTSLARLPTSKRSLRNFRLNSSDQDGEPMYIQMVTALVLQLIQCVVHLPNDGDSIEDHDKVDQDVLITNSYETAMRTAQNFLSVFLKKCGSKQGEEDYRPLFENFVQDLLSTVNKPEWPAAELLLSLLGRLLVHQFSNKQTEMALRVASLDYLGTVAARLRKDAVTSRMDQRSIDRILQQSQGGDETQQLQKALLDYLEQNADTDASLSFARKFYIAQWFRDATTEAEKSMRNQNPKDDYSSEGPQHAKEMETTGEIMQRAENRKMFLRNIIMTTPAHFATLKMNSDTVDYEDSCLIVRYLASMRPFAQSFDIYLTQILRVLGESAIAVRTKAMKCLSEVVAVDPSILARSDMQRGVHGRLMDNSTSVREAAVELLGKFVLSRPQLTEQYYDMLIERILDTGISVRKRVIKILRDICLEQPTFSKITEMCVRMIRRVNDEEGIKKLVNETFQKLWFTPTPAHDKETMTRKILNITDVVAACRDTGYDWFEQLLSNLLKSEEDAAYKPAKKACVQLVDNLVEHILKYEESLAESKGVNSTRLVACITTLYLFSKIRAQLMVKHAMTMQPYLTTKCNTDNDFMVICNVAKMLELVVPLMEHPSETFLATIEEDLMKLIIKYGMTVVQHCVSCLGAVVNKVTHNYKFVWACFDKFYRALNKLKAQHQEDPNSMTLIGNKPFLLRSLFTVGALGRHFDFDLEEFKGSTKVIIKEKVLELLLYFTKHEDEKVKTKAIIGLGFLVIMHPSQMFMPEVKSLYNGILADSASSINLKIQILKNLQTYLQEEDTRMQEADREWKKLSKQEDLKEMGDISSGMSSSIMQLYLKQVLEAFFHTQSSVRHFALNVIALTLNQGLIHPVQCVPYLIAMGTDPEPSMRNKSDQQLVEIDKKYTGFIHMKAVAGMKMSFNLQQSIEMSRRTIIRGFRQDETHSALCSHLFSMIRTNRQHRRAFLISLLNLFDDSARTEVNMLLFIADNLACFPYQSQEEPLFIMHHIDICLSVSGSNLLQNFTELLLKEPRRKEKKEKKEKKVKEWKSRSDGEDEYEKINSDSPGSVEGRNSEDDDVVRQPKKPRKPIDDSESSEESDLDDLCLDDTDRVMKRLPDNSASLLDFANSVQGILLLLVLKQHLKNQYGFSDGKIQKYSPTESAKVYDKAVNRKINVYFHPRQTLDFISNNMARATLTEDVKRRIVKQYLDFKVLMEHLDPDEEDEEGEASASANIRNKAINALLGSSGPLMGPLMGPSPRNQAGPETDDDYSDGDERTPGSSRKSRRTGDPSDPGRMNETVEVMDVIALCCPKYKDRPQIARVVHKTPSGYAIHWMAGSYSGPWAEAKRRDGRKLVPWVDTIKESDVIFKKIALTSNHKLSNKVVQTLRSLYAAREGGAS; from the exons ATGAATGGGGATATGCCTCATGTTCCCATAACTACTCTCGCTGGGATCGCTAGCCTAACAGACT TGTTGAACCAGCTGCCCCTCCCTTCCCCCCTCCCGGCCACCACTACGAAGAGCCTCTTGTACAATGGTAGAATAGCAGAGGAGGTCAACTGTCTTTTGGGCTGCCGGGATGAGAACCTAGCCTCCCAGCTCGCCCATGGCCTGAACCAGGTCTCCACAGAGCACAT AGAGCTGAAGGACAACCTGGGGAGTGATGAGCCTGAGGGAGATGCACCACTGCTGCTGCAGACTATGCTGGCCAGAAACCCTGGCATCTTCAGGGAAAAAA ATGTTATGCAGCAGCCGATGGTACAACAGTACAAAATCACCCAAAATTCCATGCACAGTCCAGCCCCATCGGCAAATTTTCAGCCGGCAGCAATTTCTCCAAATCCATCAAG tcgATTTGTGGCACCCCAGACAGGCTCTAGTAGTCGATACATGGGCCAGCAAAACAGTCCGGTTCCTAGTCCCTACACACCACAAAGCCCCGCCCCTGGTTACCTCCAGCAGTACCCCCACCAACAACCACCCAGCTACAACCAACATCAACAGATCCAACAAG TGTCCGTGGCCAGTCCAATGGTTCCGGGAAGTATACGAAACATTCACGAAGGCAAGGTATCGGGGCAGATGGCCAACACCGCCAACCACCACCCAGATAGATATGGCACAGATGACTACTTGAACATCGTGCACCGGTCGGGCAGTGAG GATGGTGATGCCGCCCTGAGAAATTCATCATTCCCTTTACGGTCGCCGCAGTCCAGCTGCTCTCCAGCAGCAAGTGAAGGAGCAACGAAAC GTTCTCGCCCCCCGCTGATTCTGCAGTCACCACCTCCATATGTGCTGTCGCCGAGGGAAGGGGGGCCAGACCATAAACAGCAACTGCAGCAACGCAAGAAAATTCCCACCGTGAAAGAGGAGAAAGACATGTATGACATTGTCAGCTCCCCAAACAAGGATTCCACCAAACTCACACTTAAGTTGTCCCGGGTTAAGTCAAATGAGTCTGACCCACCAG GCGATGGTGTCCCAGGCCTGGACCACAACTCAGACAATATGGAGGCTGAAATGAACTTTCAGCAAGTGCCTGTTCTCCAGCAGAACCTGATAGCCCGCCACAATCAAGGATCCCAGCAGGCAGGGGGTGCTGTGGGTTTCCAGGGTCCTAGTTCTCCTTATGACGAGGTGGAGCTCGACGCGCTAGCTGAAATCGAACGGATAGAGCGAGAGGCGGCGAGTGAGAAGTGTTCTAAGGAAGTCCAGGATAAAG ACAAGCCACTGAAGAAGAGAAAACAAGACTCTTTTCCTTTGGAGCCCGGCGCTGGAGGTCCCGGTGGTCCTACCGGTGCTCCAGGAAGTGGACCCACGGGTGGGGGCAATGCTGGCAAACTGACCCCGCAAGAGGCCACAGCAGCTGGGAACGGTGCCAGTCGTCCTCCCCTCATGGTGAGCATTGACCTCCAACAGGCAGGAAAAGTTGACGGCCAGCTCGACCCCTGTCTGGCTGCCCCGGTCCCTGCCTTAGAAGCTCAACGCTGGCCCGAAGAACCATCTAGCGGGCTCGCCGCTGTAGAAGGTTCTGACACCGCCTCGCGTTTGAAACCGGACGGACGACCGGATGTCATCAAGAACAGGGTTGATAAACATGACGGCAGAAGAGACTGTCGGGAGTTGTCCAAACACCGACATGATGACAAGTCTTCAGATAGGCGGGCAGAGAAGCCAAAGTCGTCGGGCCGAGGGGAACAAGGACGGGACAGGGAGTCTGACAAAGATAGGAGGCATCGCTGCGAAACCGTCGATGTTCGCATGAGATGTGATCGAGATAGGTCCGTCTTCCGGGCATCCTCTGTCGGAGAGCCTGGTCGTAGCAGCCATAGGCAAGACAGTTTGAAACCTGCTGCCGTTCCCTCCGGTCCTAAACTTCCACAATCTTTCCCCGCTCACCTCCTGGGAGGACAAAGTGGCGCACTGAAGAACTTCCAGATCCCTAAG ATCAAACGTGATGGTGGCGTTCCAATGGAGAGTCACATTTGGGGGCAGCCCAAGGTGAAACTAGAGCGACTTGGTCTGGTGCAGGACTTTGAGAAGAGGCCCAAGCCTGTAGTACTTGTGAAAAAACTCTCTGTGGACCAGATCCAAAGAATAATTCGTCACAGCAAGACAGGAAAGAACCGTTTCTCCCCAGGAAAATATGGCAAAA ctgGCATGGACCCGGCCATCTTAAAGGAACTGCCCCCAGAGCTGCTTGCAGAGATCGAGTCAACTATGCCCCTCTGCGAACGAGTCAAAATGAACAAGCGAAAACGAAGTACGATCAACGAGAAGCCCAAATACGCCGAGGTCAGCTCGGACGACGATGCAAACGAAGAAT CTGTACGAAAGCGTCAGCGTCGAGAAAAAGACCGGGCGTGGGACTTTGAGGAAAGAGAGCGACGCGCCTCAGGGGAACATCGGAGAAGTGGGTCCAAAGAAGGCCGCAGAGGCTCGGGGAGCCGTTACCGAGACTCCTCCGAAGATGACTCGCCGCCTCCCAGCATGAGCGATG TTGCCAGGAAATTAAAGATGAAGGAGAAACAGAAGAAGCGGAAAGCATATGAACCGAAGCTTACTCAAGAGGAGCTCATGGACTCGTCCACGTTCAAGAGATTCTTAACGAGCATTGACAACATTTTAGACAACCTTGAAGATGTGGATTTCACCACCATGG cagcagatgacgACGAGATACCTCAGGAATTGCTACTTGGGAAGCACCAATTAAACGAGCTGGGCAGCGAATCCGCCAAAATCAAAGCCATGGGCATCACCGGCAGG ATACCATCGGACAAGCTAGTGAAGCTGCTCAATATTCTAGAGAAGAATATCATGGATGCATCTAAGCTCTCCACAATGATCAACCAC GATCACGATGCTGAGGATGAAGAGAGGCTGTGGAGGGACCTCATCATGGAGCGAGTGACCAAGTCGGCCGACGCCTGCCTTACGGCCTTAAACATCATGACATCGGCCCACATGCCAAAAGCTGTCTACATTGAGGATGTCATCGAGCGGGTGCTACAATATACCAAATTTCATCTGCAGAACACGCTCTACCCGCAATACGACCCTGTCTACAAAGTGGACCCACACGGAG GTGGCTTACTAAGCTCCAAGGCGAAGCGTGCCAAATGCTCTACACACAAGCAACGTGTCATCATCATGCTATACAACAAAGTGTGTGACGTTGTCAGCAACATCTCTGAGCTCCTTGAGATCCAACTGCTTACTGACACCACTATCCTccag GTATCATCAATGGGAATCACGccattttttgtggaaaatgtcAGCGAGCTGCAGCTGTGTGCTATTAAACTGGTTACAGCA GTATTCTCGCGTTACGAGAAGCACCGACAGCTTATTCTGGAGGAGATATTTACGTCACTGGCCAGGCTGCCCACAAGCAAACGCTCCCTCAGGAATTTCCG GTTGAACAGCTCGGACCAGGATGGAGAGCCTATGTACATCCAAATGGTGACTGCCTTGGTGTTGCAACTCATCCAGTGTGTGGTGCATTTACCCAATGATGGGGACTCAATAGAGGACCACGACAAG GTGGACCAAGATGTGCTGATTACCAACTCATATGAGACGGCAATGAGAACGGCGCAGAACTTTCTCTCAGTATTCTTAAAGAA ATGTGGCAGTAAGCAAGGAGAGGAAGATTACCGGCCTTTGTTTGAGAACTTTGTCCAGGACCTGCTCTCGACGGTTAACAAACCAGAGTGGCCCGCTGCAGAGTTGCTACTCAGTCTGCTTGGCAGACTCTTG GTGCACCAGTTTAGCAACAAGCAGACAGAGATGGCTCTACGAGTGGCTTCTTTAGATTACCTTGGCACTGTGGCTGCCCGCCTAAGAAAGGATGCTGTTACCAGCAGGATGGACCAGCGGTCAATTGATCGCATTTTACAGCAG TCTCAGGGTGGTGATGAAACACAGCAGCTGCAAAAGGCTTTGCTGGACTATTTGGAACAGAATGCTGATACAGATGCCTCATTATCA TTTGCCAGAAAGTTCTACATTGCCCAGTGGTTTCGGGATGCTACGACAGAGGCAGAGAAGTCCATGCGAAATCAGAACCCAAAGGACGACTACTCTTCGGAGGGGCCGCAGCACGCCAAGGAGATGGAGACCACGGGTGAGATCATGCAGCGAGCTGAAAATCGCAAGATGTTCTTGCGCAACATCATCATGACTACACCAGCTCATTTTGCCACATTAAA GATGAACTCTGACACTGTGGACTATGAGGACTCCTGTCTGATTGTGCGCTATTTGGCCTCCATGAGGCCGTTTGCACAGAGctttgatatttatttaacacag ataTTACGAGTCCTTGGAGAAAGTGCCATAGCAGTGAGAACTAAAGCCATGAAGTGTTTGTCCGAGGTTGTGGCCGTGGACCCCAGTATCCTAGCAAGG TCGGACATGCAGCGCGGAGTCCACGGCCGCTTGATGGACAACTCGACGAGTGTGAGAGAGGCAGCTGTGGAGTTGCTGGGCAAGTTTGTCCTTAGCAGACCGCAGCTCACTGAACAGTACTACGACATGCTCATAGAGAGGATACTA GACACTGGTATCAGTGTAAGGAAACGAGTGATCAAGATCCTGCGAGACATTTGTTTGGAGCAGCCTACCTTCAGTAAAATCACTGAGATGTGTGTCAGAATGATTCGCAGGGTCAATGATGAGGAAGGAATCAAG AAATTGGTGAATGAAACATTTCAAAAGTTATGGTTCACGCCAACGCCGGCCCACGACAAGGAGACCATGACCAGAAAGATCCTCAACATTACAGACGTGGTCGCGGCATGTCGAGACACTGGCTATGACTGGTTTGAACAACTTCTTTCCAAT CTTCTCAAATCTGAGGAGGACGCAGCATACAAACCTGCCAAGAAGGCCTGCGTTCAGCTGGTGGACAATCTGGTGGagcatattttgaaatatgaagAGTCTCTGGCAG AGAGCAAAGGTGTAAACTCCACCCGTTTAGTGGCTTGCATCACTACCTTGTACCTGTTCAGCAAAATAAGGGCTCAGCTCATGGTAAAACACGCCATGACCATGCAACCTTACCTAACCACCAAGTGTAAT aCTGACAATGACTTTATGGTCATTTGCAATGTGGCAAAAATGTTAGAGCTGGTGGTGCCTCTAATGGAGCACCCCAGTGAGACATTTCTTGCCACCATTGAGGAAGACCTTATGAAGCTGATCATCAAATATGGCATGACG GTGGTCCAACACTGTGTCAGCTGTCTCGGGGCTGTTGTCAACAAAGTGACTCACAACTACAAGTTTGTCTGGGCATGCTTCGATAAATTCTATC GTGCACTTAACAAGCTAAAGGCCCAGCATCAAGAAGATCCTAACAGCATGACGTTGATAGGAAACAAGCCTTTCTTATTGCGGTCGCTGTTCACCGTGGGTGCCCTTGGTCGACACTTTGATTTTGACCTAGAAGAATTCAAGGGCTCCACCAAG GTCATTATCAAGGAAAAGGTTTTGGAGCTTCTTCTGTATTTCACCAAGCATGAAGACGAAAAAGTCAAGACGAAAGCTATTATCGGTTTAG GCTTTCTCGTCATCATGCATCCCAGCCAAATGTTTATGCCTGAAGTGAAGTCCTTGTACAATGGCATATTGGCTGACAGTGCCTCGTCCATCAACCTCAAAATCCAGATCCTCAAAAACCTCCAGACCTACCTGCAAGAAGAAGACACCAGAATGCAAGAAGCAGACCGGGAAT GGAAAAAGCTTTCCAAACAGGAGGATCTGAAGGAAATGGGGGACATCTCTTCGGGGATGAGCAGCTCCATTATGCAGCTTTACCTGAAGCAGGTGTTGGAGGCCTTCTTCCACACACAGTCCAGTGTGCGGCACTTTGCGCTCAATGTCATTGCGCTCACTCTGAACCAGGGCCTCATTCATCCGGTGCAG TGCGTGCCTTATCTGATTGCCATGGGAACCGACCCAGAGCCCAGCATGAGGAACAAATCTGATCAGCAACTGGTGGAGatagacaaaaaatacacaGGATTCATCCAT ATGAAAGCAGTGGCTGGGATGAAGATGTCATTCAACCTGCAGCAGTCCATCGAGATGTCTCGGAGGACCATCATACGAGGTTTCAGACAAGACGAAACCCACTCGGCTCTGTGCTCGCATCTCTTCTCCATGATCCGCACCAACCGGCAACACCGGAGAGCATTTCTCATCTCGCTACTGAATCTCTTTGACGACAGCGCC AGAACCGAGGTGAACATGTTGCTGTTCATAGCGGACAACCTGGCCTGCTTCCCATACCAGAGCCAGGAAGAACCTCTCTTCATCATGCACCATATAGACATCTGCCTGTCAGTTTCTGGAAGCAACCTTCTTCAGAATTTTACTGAG CTTCTATTGAAAGAGCCAAGGcggaaggagaagaaggagaagaaggagaaaaaggtGAAGGAGTGGAAGAGTAGATCAGACGGGGAAGATGAGTACGAAAAAATTAACAGCGATTCCCCCGGGAGCGTCGAGGGACGCAATAGCGAAGACGACGACGTGGTACGGCAGCCCAAAAAGCCCAGAAAACCGATAGACGACTCCGAGAGCTCAGAAGAATCCGATCTGGACGATTTATGTCTGGATGATACAGACAGGGTTATGAAGCGTCTCCCAGACAATTCCGCTAGCCTCTTGGACTTTGCCAACTCTGTTCAAGGCATATTGTTGCTGCTGGTGCTCAAACAGCATCTGAAGAACCAGTATGGGTTCTCAGACGG GAAAATCCAAAAGTACTCCCCAACGGAGTCGGCCAAGGTATACGACAAGGCGGTGAACCGAAAAATCAACGTTTACTTCCACCCGCGGCAAACCCTCGACTTTATCTCCAACAACATGGCACGCGCCACGCTAACAGAAGATGTCAAGAGGCGTATCGTCAAACAGTATCTTGAT TTCAAGGTACTAATGGAACATCTGGACCCGGACGAAGAGGACGAGGAGGGAGAAGCGTCGGCAAGCGCCAACATCCGAAACAAAGCCATAAATGCCCTGCTGGGAAGCTCGGGGCCATTGATGGGGCCATTGATGGGACCCAGTCCACGCAACCAGGCGGGACCAGAGACAGACGACGACTACAGCGACGGCGACGAGCGCACACCAGGG TCCTCTCGGAAGTCGAGGCGAACGGGCGACCCGTCGGATCCCGGCCGGATGAACGAGACGGTGGAAGTAATGGACGTGATCGCCCTGTGCTGCCCCAAGTACAAGGACCGGCCGCAGATCGCCCGCGTGGTCCACAAAACCCCCAGCGGCTACGCCATCCACTGGATGGCGGGCTCCTATTCGGGGCCCTGGGCCGAGGCCAAAAGGCGCGACGGCCGCAAACTGGTGCCTTGGGTGGACACGATCAAGGAGTCAGACGTCATTTTCAAGAAGATTGCCTTGACCAGCAACCACAAACTAAGTAACAAAGTAGTGCAGACTTTACGCTCGCTATATGCAGCGCGGGAAGGAGGAGCAAGCTAG